CAATCACAAATCTACTATAAAAAACCCCATCTACTAAATCTTCTGCTTATCTGCTACAAGTATGAAAAGAGGGGAACGAGAAGCATTACCACATCCACCACCTGCCTTCCGCTCGCCTCCGCACCTACATCCAGTGAGCCGCCAGACACCGTCACCACCAGGTCTGCCACGACGGAGTCCGAGCCCACCACCCCCTGCGCCACCAGATCCGCCGCTGCAGGGACCGATCCAGCGACTGCGGGTGCAGCATCTCCCGCACCGCCGACGGCGGCAACTTCTTGGACGGCATCTGTGGCGGTCTCCGCGCCCTTGACCACATCTCCGTGCGCAGCGACGGCAGCCCCACGACCTTGCTCCATTGAAGCCTGAGAGAACCCGCCGGAGAGAGGGAGGCGGTGGGGTTGAGCAAGTAGGTGCGGTGGCGGGGCGATGGAGACGAGGGGGAGACGATGCGGCAAGGATAGAGGGACTGAGCCGATTTGGGGGTAAATGGTGGGGGCGATGCGGCCGGTGGTGGTTCCCCTCCCTCTTTATAGGATGTGACATTTTTGGAAGTTTTCATGTGACGCGTGGCCGCGTGGCTAGCCCACGACCGCCGCGCGCCCACGCCCACGACCGCAGCACGTGACAAGGGAAAACGAATCGCCCACATACAATACATGTATACCCTCAGTGTACAAAAATAATCGGGCCGGTGCGGGCTTGTACAGGGTTGTACGAGCGCCGGTGCGGGCTTCTTTAGGGCTGTACGCGCGCTCTCCTNNNNNNNNNNNNNNNNNNNNNNNNNNNNNNNNNNNNNNNNNNNNNNNNNNNNNNNNNNNNNNNNNNNNNNNNNNNNNNNNNNNNNNNNNNNNNNNNNNNNNNNNNNNNNNNNNNNNNNNNNNNNNNNNNNNNNNNNNNNNNNNNNNNNNNNNNNNNNNNNNNNNNNNNNNNNNNNNNNNNNNNNNTGGCATAAAAAGACGATCGTGCCCCTCTTCACGAAGCGTTTTTGACACATCTCACCCGTCCTTGTGTTTCTCCCCCTCGCGTTCAACCCATGGGGGAGCACCGAAGCAGAAACCAAGAAAACTGGCTTGAGACCCCAAGGTTGGAACCCCATGAATAGCAGCCACCACCAGCAGGAAAGTGAAGATCATGGAAGGGGTCGCCAACACCAGAAGAACACATCCTCTCTCACTCCATACAAGCCAAAATTAGGTCACCCATGCCATCCGACATTGCCTCCGAAGAGGCCACCACCCTCTCGCCTTGGCTCGAAGGACGCCGCATCGCCGGCAGACAAAATGCTTCCACTACAGCTCGCATGAACAACGCCTAACTAGCTACCCAGGAAGAAACCAAAAAGTCATCATCATAAACATAGCCTGCCACGACCACACCGACACCCGCAGCTCAACCACACAATAAGATGCAAGCTACAAAATCACATTGCACAATGAAACAAGCGAAGATGAGCCAACATCATCCTAGTGATCCCACACAACACTTCTAGAAAGGGAAGGGGCGACGACACGCCACCATTGTCCACAAGGGGAACTGGGTTTTCACCGGAAGCAGCGGATGCAAATCGGTCTGGGATGGGACCTCGACGATGCCTTAGAGGAGGGAACCAGCgtaagtcgagggtggacttgtaaCTGGAGACAAGAAGAAGATTGGACTCGCTTGGAAGTTAATAGTGAGCTTGCAACTGGGACGAAAAAATAGTTGGTCCCAGTGGCAAGGTGAGGGTGGAGTTGCAATTGGGGCAAAATTAAAAAGGATGCTACAGAAAAAGGCAACGGCTATAATGGAAGACAAAAGGGCaaatggagagagagaggaggaatggcgagaggcaaatcaGCCGCATAATGAGGGCGATAAAAGAGGTAGCTAAGAGAGCACCCTGTCTCTTCCGCTTTTACAAAGCAGGTCAATAACAAGTGACAAAAAGCCCATGAAAATGGCTAGGAAAAACAAAACCAAGGACCAAATAAAAATAAGCCTAACAAAAACCAGCTAACAACTAGACATCACAACGACACATGACGCACGCGACAAAAACGAAGCGGGTTCAAGTTTGCGCCAGGATTACAACAAATAGATTGGACGAACAATAACTTAGCCGAGACATTGTTAAagtctcatctagatgagatttGGCAAATCCTATTTGatcttttaaaaatatttttgaaatgttcatgaattaaaaatcACAAATTCACATAAGTGTTCACAAATTAAAAATTTATGAATTTTAATGATTGTTCGCACAGTTCAGAAAATAACAATGATCAACAGTTCGAAAAACCTAGGGAGATCAGTGACGTGGGACACAGCGACAACAACGATCAACAGTTTGCACAAAATATTTCAGCACCTTGGTCGTGTGGTGGACAAGACGTTACTCCTacattgctactccctccgtccagaaatacttgtcggaggaatggatgtatctagacatattttaattttaaatacatccatttttatgcatttttgcgacaagtattttcggacggagggagtactagctggAGCTGGGGCTTGTAAGAACAAGATTGCCAAAATTAACCGACTGCGCTACCCCCTCTAAGCTTACACTTAAAAATGGTCGAAAATAGAACACCATGTTTTTGTTATTTTATTCAAACTCAAACAACTCACGCTTCTACAATTTCAACTCGAATGACATTACTTTCTTTGACTTCTAGATGACGATGTTTTTATGTTGTTACTGTGTTGAGCATTGCTCGAATATGTTCGGACTGGTTAATCAGGGTGAAAACCAAGCTAGATTCTGATCTTGTGTGGTTGAGTACGGTGCCGGAGTGGTTTGAGCGTCGCTCCTTTACTGAAGGCGTTGTTGAAGAAGAATCTTGTCACTCTTGTAGTGTCATGAGATGATTGGCGCGGATATGACAATTGTTGTAATTTGTAAATCGTGCATTTNNNNNNNNNNNNNNNNNNNNNNNNNNNNNNNNNNNNNNNNNNNNNNNNNNNNNNNNNNNNNNNNNNNNNNNNNNNNNNNNNNNNNNNNNNNNNNNNNNNNNNNNNNNNNNNNNNNNNNNNNNNNNNNNNNNNNNNNNNNNNNNNNNNNNNNNNNNNNNNNNNNNNNNNNNNNNNNNNNNNNNNNNNNNNNNNNNNNNNNNNNNNNNNNNNNNNNNNNNNNNNNNNNNNNNNNNNNNNNNNNNNNNNNNNNNNNNNNNNNNNACGCTCATGTGTTTTTTATGTGCATGCGTTGATGTTGGTTGTATGCATTCTAACTATGCAAAGGTCAATTGTGTTTTTATTGTGTTTGTATCCTCTTGTGCTTCATTTTAAACCAGTGAAAAGATTGTGTGCTGCTATTTAAGAAAAAACCGTGCTTGTTCATTCATGTAAATCGACGTGACAACGTGGAGATCGACCGAGTGGATCTTCTCATTTGTAATCGAGTTACACGCACATCGGATATGAGCAAAAGGCACAAACTACACGTACCCACCATTGACCCGAATCACCTGGCCGTTAATCCACCCGGCGGCGTCACTACAGAGAAAGCCGACCACCGGCGCCACGTCCGCTGGCTCGCCGATGCGCTTCATGGGGCACTCGTTGGCGACGACCCTCACGCGCTCCTCGGACTTCCCGGCGTAGAACATGGGCGTGGCGACCGGCCCCGGCGCCACGCTGTTGGCCGTGATGCCAGTTCCGGCGAGCTCCTTGGCCAGCACCTTGGTCATGGCCTCCACGGCCGCCTTCGTCGCTACGTACGCGCCATACCCTGGCCGGAGCGACGCAACGTTCGACGAAGAAAAGGTGACtatccgccggccgccgcctctgaCGAGCCGCCGGGCAGCCTGCCGGCAGCACAGGAACGTGCCGCGCGCATNNNNNNNNNNNNNNNNNNNNNNNNNNNNNNNNNNNNNNNNNNNNNNNNNNNNNNNNNNNNNNNNNNNNNNNNNNNNNNNNNNNNNNNNNNNNNNNNNNNNNNNNNNNNNNNNNNNNNNNNNNNNNNNNNNNNNNNNNNNNNNNNNNNNNNNNNNNNNNNNNNNNNNNNNNNNNNNNNNNNNNNNNNNNNNNNNNNNNNNNNNNNNNNNNNNNNNNNNNNNNNNNNNNNNNNNNNNNNNNNNNNNNNNNNNNNNNNNNNNNNNNNNNNNNNNNNNNNNNNNNNNNNNNNNNNNNNNNNNNNNNNNNNNNNNNNNNNNNNNNNNNNNNNNNNNNNNNNNNNNNNNNNNNNNNNNNNNNNNNNNNNNNNNNNNNNNNNNNNNNNNNNNNNNNNNNNNNNNNNNNNNNNNNNNNNNNNNNNNNNNNNNNNNNNNNNNNNNNNNNNNNNNNNNNNNNNNNNNNNNNNNNNNNNNNNNNNNNNNNNNNNNNNNNNNNNNNNNNNNNNNNNNNNNNNNNNNNNNNNNNNNNNNNNNNNNNNNNNNNNNNNNNNNNNNNNNNNNNNNNNNNNNNNNNNNNNNNNNNNNNNNNNNNNNNNNNNNNNNNNNNNNNNNNNNNNNNNNNNNNNNNNNNNNNNNNNNNNNNNNNNNNNNNNNNNNNNNNNNNNNNNNNNNNNNNNNNNNNNNNNNNNNNNNNNNNNNNNNNNNNNNNNNNNNNNNNNNNNNNNNNNNNNNNNNNNNNNNNNNNNNNNNNNNNNNNNNNNNNNNNNNNNNNN
The DNA window shown above is from Triticum dicoccoides isolate Atlit2015 ecotype Zavitan unplaced genomic scaffold, WEW_v2.0 scaffold69252, whole genome shotgun sequence and carries:
- the LOC119347603 gene encoding NADPH-dependent aldehyde reductase-like protein, chloroplastic; this encodes RGTFLCCRQAARRLVRGGGRRIVTFSSSNVASLRPGYGAYVATKAAVEAMTKVLAKELAGTGITANSVAPGPVATPMFYAGKSEERVRVVANECPMKRIGEPADVAPVVGFLCSDAAGWINGQVIRVNGGYV